The region GCCTCAGTTCGCAAGTTCAGGGGCAGGGCCTGCACATTTCGGCATTCAAAGACCAGCTCAAACCCTCCCTGCCAGGCCGGACTGAGATGAAACAGGTCCGCCACCTGATAATCCACCGGGGAGTTAGGAAAGCGCTGCCGACACCAAGCGATCGCAGTGGGAGAAATGTCAAAAGCAGTGACCTGGAAGCCTTGCTCTGCAAGGGCCTCAGCGTCATCTCCTAAACCGCAACCCACTACGATCGCAGCGCCTTTGGGAGCTGAGACAATCCGCTGGCCCAACCAATCCTGGAGATAGGGATGGGTCGCTAACCTGGCCCAGGGAATTTGAGCCGTGTCCCCTTGAGCTTCAGCATAGAGGGGTTCAAACCAGGCATAGGGGTCTGCCTTTTGGATGGCCTCGGAAGCCATCTGACTGACCCGCTGTTGCAGGGGACTGGGTTGTTGTTCAGACATGGTATTCCGCAGTTTACAAGTTCTATATTTAAAGTGGTATCACAATTTAGAATTGAACCTCGATCGAGTAGGGAATGGCAGATTC is a window of Leptolyngbya sp. 'hensonii' DNA encoding:
- a CDS encoding class I SAM-dependent methyltransferase, which codes for MSEQQPSPLQQRVSQMASEAIQKADPYAWFEPLYAEAQGDTAQIPWARLATHPYLQDWLGQRIVSAPKGAAIVVGCGLGDDAEALAEQGFQVTAFDISPTAIAWCRQRFPNSPVDYQVADLFHLSPAWQGGFELVFECRNVQALPLNLRTEAITAVASLVAPQGSLLVVTHLRPDDTVPDGPPWPLSNRELAQFEQSGLQEVDRKFLTVSVPAVQVLGLEYRRPG